From one Leifsonia sp. Root1293 genomic stretch:
- a CDS encoding sensor histidine kinase gives MSGIEHPTAPDRSIDRAVTLSQLLFGVVILFVVVVQQVASVGTARPGAFFLGVFLAFLGCGLAVAVPWHLFPHGWTATLPALDIIAIVCLRFADPSLGAGLLWLFPVIWLSSYFGIYGAAGSVLSICALIGIGAFLTGDPVGTLTIPSVVILPLVLAAVAASTLTAARRSAARRQLLGSQSRVLESAMIRARRQENLLADVLDAVDFGVARVGPGGDVTVMNETHGRIMSAVGDDILAPDAVGRAPLFAANGRTPIDPDDAPLARLQRGEEFAGMIVWVGAPGRGVALSITARRLRSGPGAQNEGLVVVTRDVTTELAAVRARDDLVASVSHELRTPLTSIVGYLDLARDEELSEGAERYLQIADRNADRMLGLITDILAASTAGDGPVELTIDRRPTDLASVVLSSVESLTPRARENLVTIEASGIRELHANVDAFRIRQVIDNLVTNAIKYNREDGTVTVDAALDAEGAAVITVRDTGTGIAPEEVPRLFERFFRSESVRGSSVHGSGLGLGISRDIVRRHGGELTIESALGVGSVATVRIPLEET, from the coding sequence AGTGTTCCTGGCGTTCCTCGGATGCGGCCTCGCCGTCGCCGTGCCGTGGCACCTGTTCCCGCACGGGTGGACGGCGACCCTGCCTGCCCTCGACATCATCGCCATCGTCTGCCTGCGCTTCGCCGATCCGTCGCTCGGCGCCGGCCTGCTCTGGCTCTTCCCCGTCATCTGGCTGAGCAGCTACTTCGGCATCTACGGAGCAGCCGGCAGCGTGCTGTCGATCTGCGCGCTCATAGGCATCGGCGCCTTCCTCACCGGCGACCCCGTCGGAACTCTGACCATTCCCTCTGTCGTCATCCTGCCTCTCGTGCTCGCCGCCGTGGCGGCGTCGACTCTCACCGCAGCCCGCCGCTCCGCCGCCAGGCGGCAGTTGCTGGGCAGCCAGTCGCGCGTGCTCGAGTCGGCGATGATCCGTGCGCGTCGCCAGGAGAACCTGCTGGCCGACGTGCTCGATGCGGTGGACTTCGGCGTGGCGCGTGTCGGCCCCGGCGGCGACGTGACCGTCATGAACGAGACGCACGGTCGCATCATGAGTGCCGTCGGTGACGACATCCTGGCTCCGGATGCCGTCGGCCGGGCGCCGCTGTTCGCAGCGAACGGGCGCACGCCCATCGACCCTGACGACGCTCCGCTCGCTCGGCTGCAGCGCGGCGAGGAGTTCGCCGGCATGATCGTCTGGGTCGGCGCCCCCGGTCGCGGCGTCGCGCTCAGCATCACGGCCCGTCGGCTGCGCAGCGGCCCGGGCGCTCAGAACGAGGGGCTCGTGGTGGTGACGCGCGACGTGACGACCGAGCTCGCCGCAGTGCGAGCCCGCGACGACCTGGTGGCATCCGTCTCCCACGAACTGCGCACGCCGCTCACCAGCATCGTCGGCTACCTCGACCTCGCCCGGGACGAGGAGCTCTCCGAAGGAGCCGAGCGCTACCTTCAGATTGCCGACCGCAACGCCGACCGCATGCTGGGCCTCATCACCGACATCCTGGCCGCCTCGACGGCCGGGGACGGGCCCGTCGAACTCACCATCGACCGTCGCCCCACAGACCTCGCTTCCGTCGTACTGAGCTCGGTCGAGAGCCTCACCCCGCGGGCCCGGGAGAATCTCGTCACCATCGAGGCCTCCGGCATCCGGGAGCTGCACGCGAACGTCGATGCCTTCAGGATCCGACAGGTGATCGACAACCTGGTCACCAACGCCATCAAGTACAACCGCGAGGACGGAACCGTCACGGTCGATGCTGCACTCGATGCCGAAGGGGCCGCCGTCATCACCGTGCGCGACACCGGAACAGGCATCGCACCGGAGGAGGTGCCGCGTCTGTTCGAGCGATTCTTCCGCAGTGAGTCCGTTCGCGGGTCGAGCGTGCACGGCAGCGGGCTGGGCCTGGGCATCAGCCGCGACATCGTTCGCAGGCACGGCGGCGAGCTCACCATCGAGAGTGCCCTCGGCGTGGGCTCCGTCGCCACAGTGCGCATCCCCCTGGAGGAGACATGA
- a CDS encoding response regulator transcription factor, giving the protein MAVIIEDDADIRHLLESVFEQAGFETVAAATGLDGIEAVRAHDPVVTTLDVGLPGIDGFETAKRIRAVSDTYLVMLTARSDEIDTLQGLEAGADDYITKPFRPRELRARVEAMLRRPRSAAPVDAAAMAPTTSPSTLPPTPGSDVAALGWLEHRGLRLSSAERRVQQGDADLELTRSEFDLLGALLEARRRVLSKAELAAALHDESVTHFVTDADKRAVEVHMANLRKKLGDDPSDPRWIETVRGVGYRLTA; this is encoded by the coding sequence GTGGCCGTCATCATCGAGGACGATGCGGACATCCGTCATCTTCTCGAGTCCGTGTTCGAGCAGGCGGGTTTCGAGACCGTCGCCGCTGCGACAGGGCTCGACGGCATCGAGGCGGTCCGCGCCCATGATCCTGTCGTGACGACGCTCGACGTCGGCCTGCCGGGCATCGACGGCTTCGAGACGGCCAAGCGGATCAGGGCCGTCAGCGACACGTATCTGGTCATGCTCACGGCCCGCAGCGATGAGATCGACACCCTGCAGGGCCTCGAGGCCGGCGCCGACGACTACATCACGAAGCCGTTCCGCCCGCGAGAGCTGCGTGCCCGCGTCGAGGCGATGCTGCGCCGTCCCCGTTCCGCTGCGCCGGTCGACGCCGCCGCGATGGCTCCGACGACCTCGCCATCCACACTCCCCCCGACGCCGGGGTCCGACGTGGCAGCGCTCGGCTGGCTGGAGCATCGTGGCCTGCGGCTGAGCAGTGCCGAGCGCCGGGTGCAGCAGGGTGATGCCGACCTCGAGCTGACCCGCAGCGAGTTCGACCTCCTGGGAGCCCTGCTCGAGGCCCGACGCCGGGTGCTGAGCAAGGCCGAATTGGCCGCGGCCCTGCACGACGAGTCCGTGACGCATTTCGTGACGGATGCCGACAAACGCGCCGTCGAGGTGCACATGGCCAACCTGCGCAAGAAGCTGGGCGACGACCCGTCGGACCCGCGCTGGATCGAGACCGTGCGCGGAGTGGGCTACAGGCTCACGGCCTGA
- a CDS encoding SGNH/GDSL hydrolase family protein — protein sequence MTRHRSLPLAIAGILTATALALAGCSGTAPAGGSAASVDPDVPVVAFYGDSYTRGTGASSTDKRWSSIICADRGWTEVNPSTDGLGFVNNREYQSVDELDLVIDADPDIVIVTMGLNDNFSMPARADDIESAIDSDFARLSAEVPDARIVVVEPFWYTDDRPGSVQQIIDWVEAGAERIDADYIAGASSWIEGHPEWMASDGLHPNDDGYAAIAQEMDAALAQLGL from the coding sequence ATGACCCGGCATCGCTCCCTGCCCCTCGCGATCGCGGGGATCCTCACGGCGACGGCGCTCGCGCTGGCCGGCTGCAGCGGCACAGCGCCCGCCGGTGGATCGGCGGCATCCGTCGACCCGGATGTCCCCGTCGTCGCCTTCTACGGCGACTCGTACACCCGCGGCACCGGGGCGTCGTCAACGGATAAGCGCTGGTCGAGCATCATCTGCGCCGATCGCGGCTGGACTGAGGTCAACCCGTCGACCGATGGCCTCGGCTTCGTCAACAACCGCGAGTACCAGAGCGTCGACGAACTCGACCTGGTCATCGACGCCGACCCCGACATCGTGATCGTGACGATGGGCCTGAACGACAACTTCTCCATGCCCGCCCGTGCCGACGACATCGAGTCCGCGATCGACAGCGACTTCGCCCGGTTGTCGGCCGAGGTGCCCGACGCTCGCATCGTCGTGGTCGAGCCGTTCTGGTACACCGACGATCGGCCGGGTTCGGTGCAGCAGATCATCGACTGGGTCGAGGCCGGTGCCGAGCGGATCGACGCGGACTACATTGCCGGAGCCTCATCCTGGATCGAGGGCCACCCGGAGTGGATGGCATCGGACGGGCTGCATCCGAATGACGACGGCTATGCCGCGATCGCCCAGGAGATGGATGCCGCGCTCGCGCAGCTCGGCCTCTGA
- a CDS encoding MerR family transcriptional regulator, which translates to MRISQLVEESGVPLATVKYYLREGLLPAGTATTATQADYGEQHLHRLRVIRALTGAAGLPVQQARAVLALIDAPDGSLFDSLGRAVAALPPYAEAAPDDAYPRARAVIERLGQFYDPSYAAVAQLEHALRAAEDAGLPISDDRIEVYGRHLHAIAEFDVGQMPRATADGSDGSNAGSAAGSEAGSAAIEYAVLGTALYEPVILAMRRLAHQDVAAGLLNDDRG; encoded by the coding sequence ATGCGCATCTCGCAACTGGTCGAGGAGTCCGGTGTTCCCCTCGCCACGGTCAAGTACTACCTGCGCGAAGGGCTTCTGCCCGCCGGAACCGCGACGACGGCGACGCAGGCCGATTACGGCGAGCAGCACCTGCATCGCCTGCGGGTCATCCGCGCGCTGACCGGAGCTGCCGGGCTGCCGGTGCAACAGGCGCGGGCCGTGCTCGCCCTGATCGACGCCCCCGACGGATCCCTCTTCGACTCGCTGGGCCGAGCGGTGGCCGCCCTGCCTCCGTACGCGGAGGCCGCCCCGGACGACGCCTACCCTCGCGCCCGCGCCGTGATCGAGCGCCTGGGCCAGTTCTACGATCCGAGCTATGCGGCGGTCGCGCAGCTGGAGCACGCCCTGAGAGCGGCCGAGGATGCCGGACTTCCGATCAGCGACGACCGCATCGAGGTCTACGGCCGCCACCTGCACGCCATCGCGGAGTTCGACGTCGGTCAGATGCCTCGGGCGACGGCCGACGGCTCGGACGGGTCGAACGCGGGTTCGGCCGCGGGGTCAGAAGCGGGGTCGGCCGCGATCGAATACGCCGTGCTCGGCACGGCACTGTACGAGCCGGTCATCCTGGCCATGCGCCGGCTCGCCCATCAGGACGTCGCGGCCGGGCTCCTCAACGACGACAGAGGGTGA
- the phoA gene encoding alkaline phosphatase: MPFRPSSRAISRAGAVVGVLGLATALVVGSSLAATATSQPAPDQPGGAARNHGVDQTLTVAGALASGTKARNVILLIGDGMGDSEITIARDYLYGAGGRLPGIDALPLTGQYTTYSLYKDGDPLAGKPDYTPDSAATGTAWATGTKTYDNAISVDIHGKAQKTLLELAKTQGLRTGDVSTAEIQDATPAVQVAHVAARSCYGPDSPTCGADALTAGGAGSISEQLLDTRPDLTLGGGAATFNQTAKAGEWNGQTLFAQAADRGYQVVKDAASLAAVTKANQDSPVLGLFSDGNFPTRFAPSTATVGGSGGAASTCTPNPAYLGAGLTLSDLTKKSISLLNDKKAKKGFFLQVEGASIDKLDHAADACGQIGETQDLDEAVQAALAFAKADRNTLVIVTADHAHSSQIVDGATPGLGSVLTTAEGSPLRISYGTAAAGGSQQHTGSQLRIAAYGPGAANVVGLTDQTDTYFTISNALRLNGSIAVEWPVKHGHGSKNWWNSKGGKGGH; this comes from the coding sequence ATGCCCTTCCGTCCCAGCTCTCGAGCCATCAGCCGCGCCGGCGCCGTCGTCGGCGTGCTCGGCCTCGCCACAGCCCTCGTCGTGGGCTCGAGCCTCGCCGCCACGGCGACCTCGCAGCCCGCCCCCGACCAGCCGGGCGGAGCAGCCCGCAACCACGGCGTCGACCAGACACTCACCGTCGCCGGAGCCCTCGCCAGCGGCACGAAGGCGCGCAACGTCATCCTGCTCATCGGCGACGGCATGGGCGACAGCGAGATCACCATCGCCCGTGACTACCTCTACGGGGCGGGTGGGCGACTGCCGGGCATCGACGCCCTGCCGCTCACCGGCCAGTACACGACCTACTCGCTGTACAAGGACGGCGACCCGCTGGCCGGCAAGCCCGACTACACACCGGACTCGGCGGCAACGGGCACGGCCTGGGCCACGGGAACGAAGACCTACGACAACGCCATCAGCGTCGACATCCACGGCAAGGCGCAGAAGACGCTGCTCGAACTCGCGAAGACGCAGGGCCTGCGCACCGGCGACGTCTCGACGGCCGAGATCCAGGATGCCACCCCCGCCGTGCAGGTCGCCCACGTGGCCGCTCGCAGTTGCTACGGCCCCGACAGCCCCACCTGCGGCGCAGACGCCCTGACCGCTGGCGGAGCGGGCTCCATCTCGGAGCAGCTACTCGACACCCGCCCCGACCTCACCCTCGGAGGCGGCGCGGCCACGTTCAACCAGACCGCGAAGGCGGGCGAGTGGAACGGCCAGACGCTGTTCGCGCAGGCTGCGGATCGCGGCTACCAGGTCGTGAAGGACGCGGCATCGCTCGCGGCGGTGACGAAGGCGAACCAGGACTCGCCCGTGCTCGGCCTGTTCTCCGACGGCAACTTCCCGACCCGCTTCGCTCCGTCGACGGCGACAGTCGGTGGATCAGGAGGAGCAGCATCCACGTGCACCCCCAACCCCGCCTACCTCGGCGCGGGTCTCACTCTCAGCGACCTGACCAAGAAGTCGATCTCGCTGCTCAACGACAAGAAGGCGAAGAAGGGCTTCTTCCTCCAGGTCGAGGGCGCCTCGATCGACAAGCTCGATCACGCCGCAGACGCCTGCGGCCAGATCGGTGAGACCCAGGACCTCGACGAGGCCGTGCAGGCCGCTCTGGCCTTCGCGAAGGCCGACCGCAACACCCTGGTGATCGTCACGGCCGACCACGCGCACTCCAGCCAGATCGTCGACGGCGCGACGCCCGGCCTCGGCTCGGTGCTGACGACTGCCGAGGGTTCGCCGTTGCGCATCTCCTACGGCACCGCCGCAGCGGGAGGCTCGCAGCAGCACACGGGATCGCAGCTGCGTATCGCCGCCTACGGCCCCGGCGCGGCGAACGTGGTCGGCCTGACCGACCAGACCGACACCTACTTCACCATCTCGAACGCGCTGCGCCTCAACGGCTCCATCGCAGTCGAGTGGCCCGTCAAGCACGGCCACGGCTCGAAGAACTGGTGGAACTCGAAGGGCGGCAAGGGCGGCCACTGA